Proteins encoded together in one Vallitalea longa window:
- a CDS encoding transketolase family protein: protein MGGLTYTMLDTTNLSTAEMYGNVLCELGEHHPEIVGLSADLAKSTKIGLFANKFPDRFFNTGIAEQNMFSIASGMAKCGLVPFVSTFAIFTSMRALDQVHTDICYQNLNVKMIATHAGLSFGQAGTTHHCTEDIAIMRSMANLKVIVPADGIETANAVVGAYETDGPVYIRINRGFDQKVYENTDYDFQIGKAHQLMDGNDLTIIACGSCVYQAIEAAKILSSVDGLKARVLDMHTIKPIDREAILKAVHETRRIITVEDHNVIGGLGSAVGEVIVESGKGCAFRKLGIPDTFSIIGLHEDLMAYYEIDTNGIVENVRKLIGLEFEEDEDWEDEV, encoded by the coding sequence ATGGGTGGATTAACTTATACAATGCTTGATACAACTAATCTTTCAACAGCCGAAATGTATGGAAATGTTCTATGTGAACTCGGTGAACATCATCCTGAGATAGTAGGTCTATCAGCAGACCTTGCTAAATCAACCAAAATAGGCTTATTTGCAAATAAATTCCCAGATAGATTCTTTAATACTGGTATAGCTGAACAAAATATGTTCAGTATTGCTTCTGGTATGGCGAAATGTGGTCTTGTTCCTTTTGTTAGTACTTTTGCGATATTTACATCCATGAGAGCTCTAGACCAAGTTCATACAGATATATGTTATCAGAATCTTAATGTGAAAATGATAGCTACTCATGCAGGATTGTCATTCGGTCAGGCAGGAACAACTCATCACTGTACAGAAGATATCGCTATCATGCGTTCAATGGCTAACCTAAAAGTCATAGTACCTGCAGATGGTATTGAAACAGCTAATGCAGTAGTAGGAGCATATGAAACTGATGGACCTGTATATATTAGGATCAATAGAGGTTTCGACCAAAAAGTCTACGAGAATACCGATTATGATTTTCAAATAGGTAAAGCTCATCAATTGATGGATGGAAACGACCTAACAATCATCGCTTGTGGTTCTTGTGTCTACCAAGCTATTGAAGCTGCCAAAATCCTTAGTAGTGTTGATGGTCTCAAAGCAAGAGTTCTTGACATGCACACTATCAAACCTATTGACAGGGAAGCAATATTAAAAGCCGTACATGAAACAAGAAGAATCATTACCGTTGAAGACCATAATGTAATAGGTGGTCTTGGAAGCGCTGTAGGAGAGGTCATAGTAGAAAGTGGAAAAGGCTGTGCTTTTAGGAAATTAGGGATTCCAGATACTTTCTCAATCATTGGTCTTCACGAAGACTTAATGGCTTACTATGAGATTGATACCAACGGAATAGTTGAAAATGTTCGTAAACTGATTGGTCTGGAATTTGAAGAAGATGAAGATTGGGAAGACGAGGTGTAG
- a CDS encoding transketolase: protein MPLTDIELLNLEKKAHELRNLCVDTVVWAGSGHIGGSLSAMDILTILYYKYLNIDPSKPLWEDRDRFILSKGHVGVGFAPVLADKGYIDKEDLKEYNHTGSKLGMHLDSNKVPGVDASTGSLGHGLPIAVGMALAARINKKGYRTFCLLGDGECDEGSVWEAAMSATHYKVTNLITIVDRNRCMIDGPTEDVMALEPFAKKWEAFGFIVKEVNGHSFKELSEAIEYAITEDKAPVVIIANTIKGCGIDFMADNYKWHYGGLNSEKITQSKDSLEKYYQKRVKGA, encoded by the coding sequence ATGCCATTAACAGATATAGAATTATTGAATCTAGAAAAAAAAGCACATGAATTACGCAATCTATGTGTAGATACAGTAGTTTGGGCAGGAAGTGGACATATTGGTGGTTCACTGAGTGCTATGGATATATTGACAATACTTTATTATAAATATCTTAATATCGACCCATCCAAACCACTATGGGAGGATAGAGACCGTTTTATTCTCAGCAAAGGTCATGTAGGAGTTGGATTCGCTCCTGTTCTTGCTGATAAGGGCTATATAGATAAAGAAGATCTAAAAGAATATAATCACACTGGTTCCAAACTCGGTATGCACCTTGATTCCAACAAGGTTCCTGGCGTAGATGCTTCAACAGGGTCCTTAGGTCATGGTCTACCAATTGCAGTTGGCATGGCTCTAGCTGCACGAATCAATAAAAAAGGCTATAGAACATTTTGTCTTCTAGGTGATGGTGAATGTGATGAGGGTTCTGTTTGGGAAGCAGCCATGTCAGCAACACATTACAAAGTAACCAACTTAATCACGATAGTAGATAGGAATCGTTGTATGATTGATGGTCCTACTGAAGATGTAATGGCTCTTGAACCATTCGCTAAGAAATGGGAAGCTTTTGGCTTTATCGTTAAAGAAGTCAATGGACACAGTTTCAAAGAACTATCAGAAGCAATTGAATATGCCATAACTGAAGATAAAGCTCCTGTTGTCATCATCGCTAATACTATAAAAGGCTGTGGTATAGATTTTATGGCAGACAATTACAAATGGCATTACGGAGGACTTAACTCAGAGAAAATAACTCAGAGCAAAGATAGTTTAGAAAAATATTATCAAAAACGCGTGAAAGGAGCATAG
- a CDS encoding aminotransferase class III-fold pyridoxal phosphate-dependent enzyme, whose translation MQTYTYNKNQELFKKALKLIPTGVYGHLGPAEGCFIPVCSYPFFASRAKGSYFWDVDGNRFIDYMCAYGPNVLGYNDDDVDNAVAEQMKLCNCTTAPSSIMIDFAELLVDTVDMADWAFFAKNGGDVTSFALMVAKAATGRKKTILINGGYHGVAPWTQKLGHPGICQEDVINNIYVDWNNYEQVEKIVKENPNDIACFMATPYHHPVFTDSELPSKDYWQKIRKLCTDYGIVLAIDDVRCGFRLDMKGSDHYFGFKADLMCFCKALGNGYNFSALCGTDALKDAVSSVMYTGSYWLSAIPFAAGIACINKMKKLKAPKLMQDKGKKLTAGLVKIAKSYGFNLKVSGVPSMWYMRITNDDSLTLHQEWISECVRRGAFFANHHNLFINCSLSDDDIKLTHEIAADSFRAVKNNHKEL comes from the coding sequence TTGCAAACCTATACTTATAATAAAAATCAAGAGCTTTTTAAAAAAGCTTTGAAATTAATACCTACAGGCGTATATGGCCACTTAGGTCCTGCTGAAGGTTGTTTCATACCAGTATGCTCTTATCCTTTTTTTGCTTCTCGTGCAAAAGGCAGCTATTTCTGGGACGTTGACGGAAATCGCTTTATTGATTATATGTGTGCCTATGGTCCTAATGTCTTAGGCTACAATGACGATGATGTTGATAATGCAGTCGCAGAACAGATGAAACTGTGTAATTGCACAACTGCTCCATCTTCCATTATGATTGATTTTGCAGAACTACTTGTAGATACTGTTGACATGGCAGATTGGGCATTCTTTGCCAAAAATGGAGGAGATGTTACTAGTTTCGCTCTTATGGTAGCAAAAGCAGCTACAGGAAGAAAGAAAACTATACTTATCAATGGAGGTTACCATGGCGTTGCCCCTTGGACTCAAAAATTAGGTCATCCAGGAATCTGCCAAGAAGATGTTATCAATAACATCTACGTAGATTGGAACAATTATGAACAAGTTGAGAAAATAGTGAAAGAAAATCCTAATGATATCGCTTGTTTCATGGCAACACCTTATCATCATCCAGTTTTCACCGATAGCGAACTACCTTCAAAAGATTATTGGCAGAAAATAAGAAAACTCTGTACTGATTATGGCATAGTATTAGCTATTGATGATGTTCGTTGTGGATTCAGATTGGATATGAAAGGTTCAGACCACTACTTTGGATTCAAAGCCGATTTGATGTGTTTCTGTAAAGCTCTCGGTAATGGATATAATTTCTCTGCCTTATGCGGTACAGATGCTTTAAAAGATGCTGTTTCTTCTGTTATGTATACAGGTAGCTATTGGTTATCAGCAATACCATTTGCCGCTGGAATAGCTTGTATAAATAAGATGAAGAAATTAAAAGCTCCAAAACTTATGCAAGATAAAGGTAAGAAATTGACAGCTGGTTTAGTTAAGATAGCGAAAAGCTATGGCTTCAACTTAAAAGTATCAGGTGTACCGTCCATGTGGTATATGAGAATAACTAATGACGATTCTCTTACGCTTCATCAAGAGTGGATATCTGAATGCGTCAGAAGAGGAGCTTTCTTCGCTAATCATCATAACTTATTCATTAATTGCTCCTTATCAGATGATGATATAAAACTTACTCATGAAATTGCAGCTGATAGCTTTAGAGCAGTAAAAAATAATCACAAAGAATTATAA
- a CDS encoding SCP2 sterol-binding domain-containing protein, translating into MTQEPTKAYINLYAIFRDLEDLCELDEDMKALIKDLDMTIKFIVKNGPKGFLSFKNGKCTFCKNLDKSNITLYFKSPSHFNNMIDGKANPIPLKGLSKISFLKNEFITLTDKLTYYLKPTPSLLENSTYLRINTILTAYTAFFALAQVGNTDPIGKLNAERIPDGIINVSITESNTAIHLIVKDGHLEAKKGLSPNHRASMTFTDIATTNKILTGAIDTYSCIATQKLEMKGYIPMLDNMNKLLGLVSSYLQ; encoded by the coding sequence GTGACACAAGAACCAACAAAAGCATATATCAATCTGTATGCCATATTTCGAGACCTTGAAGATCTATGTGAACTAGATGAGGACATGAAAGCCCTTATAAAAGATCTAGATATGACAATAAAATTCATTGTCAAAAATGGTCCAAAAGGATTCTTATCATTCAAAAACGGTAAATGTACATTTTGCAAGAACCTGGACAAAAGTAATATTACTCTTTACTTCAAATCTCCAAGTCATTTTAATAACATGATTGATGGAAAAGCTAATCCAATACCTCTAAAAGGACTATCAAAAATCAGTTTCCTAAAAAATGAATTCATTACCTTAACAGACAAACTCACCTATTACCTAAAACCAACCCCATCTCTATTAGAAAATTCAACTTACCTAAGAATCAATACAATACTCACTGCATACACTGCTTTTTTTGCTCTCGCACAAGTCGGAAATACTGACCCTATTGGTAAACTTAATGCTGAAAGAATACCAGATGGAATAATCAATGTATCTATAACCGAAAGCAATACAGCCATTCATCTAATTGTCAAAGATGGTCATTTAGAAGCAAAAAAAGGTTTATCTCCTAACCATAGAGCTTCTATGACATTCACAGATATCGCTACTACCAATAAAATATTAACTGGTGCAATAGACACATATTCATGTATTGCAACACAAAAGCTTGAAATGAAAGGTTACATTCCAATGCTAGATAATATGAATAAACTTCTCGGTCTGGTATCTTCTTATCTACAATAA
- a CDS encoding calcium-translocating P-type ATPase, PMCA-type — protein MAKYHSMSIKDIAMDLKVDTNNGLSSEEVNERQAEYGPNSLKEKQGKTVFKMVIEQFASFIILILIAASILSIAIGEVVDGIVIIGIVVLNAVLGIVQERKASNALNALKEMAAPKAKVIRDGKISSIDSKELVPGDIIVLEAGDYVPADIRLIESINLKIDESALTGESVAVEKDADSIMDAESQIADRVNCAYMSTIVTYGRGRGIIVGTSMKTEIGKIASMLNEAVSEETPLQKKLDAFGKMLGIVCIGVCVIIFILGLLRKQPPIEVLMTSVSLAVAAIPEGLLAVVTVVLAMGMQRMIKRHAIMKRLGAVETLGSTTVICTDKTGTLTQNKMTVVKIFDGVDHWDVSGTGYTTDGDIISEGKDKKLLDKMLISGILCNDSRLKDEDIIGDPTEGALIVLGAKAGYDRDELNNKYPRIKEYPFDSDRKLMSTLHNIDGNHTMFTKGAPDVILSRCTNIIIDGKRESLTQNNIDDINEVNRTFAENALRVLGFAYKEVTDDADLEQEENELTFVGLAGMIDPPRQEAKDAVGLCKNAGIRVVMITGDHVVTGSAIAKEIGIIDNDNQAMEGKYINDYSEKELSEKVKTTSVFARVSPEHKVRIVESIRSNGDIAAMTGDGVNDAPALKKADIGIAMGITGTDVSKEAADMILTDDNFASIVDAVEEGRIIYSNIRKFVGFLLSCNIGEILIIFISMLLGWPVPLVPIQLLWINLITDSFPAFALGLEKGEEGIMNEKPRNPKEPIVDHRMKVALIFQSIGLTIAVLISYQLGFVMAGDVDDSTRLTIARTLCFITLIIGEMLRAYSARSETISIFRMNFLGNKYLNYSVLLAILLLVGVVYIPVLQPIFRTFPIDLAQIGVAVGLAVIPVITGELAKTVKK, from the coding sequence GTGGCTAAATATCATTCAATGAGTATAAAAGATATCGCAATGGATCTGAAAGTTGATACGAATAATGGATTGAGTAGTGAAGAAGTCAATGAAAGACAAGCTGAATACGGTCCAAACAGTTTAAAAGAAAAACAAGGTAAAACAGTATTTAAAATGGTAATAGAACAGTTCGCCAGTTTTATCATACTTATATTAATTGCTGCCAGCATTCTGTCGATTGCTATAGGAGAAGTAGTTGATGGAATAGTCATCATTGGGATAGTTGTCCTTAATGCAGTACTTGGTATTGTTCAGGAAAGAAAAGCCAGCAATGCTCTAAATGCTTTAAAAGAAATGGCAGCTCCTAAAGCGAAAGTAATAAGAGATGGTAAGATATCAAGTATAGATTCTAAAGAATTGGTTCCTGGTGATATAATAGTATTGGAAGCGGGTGATTATGTACCTGCAGATATTAGATTGATTGAAAGTATTAACCTTAAGATTGATGAATCTGCTCTAACTGGTGAATCAGTTGCTGTTGAAAAAGATGCTGATAGTATTATGGATGCTGAGTCCCAGATTGCAGATAGAGTTAACTGTGCCTATATGAGTACTATTGTTACATATGGTAGAGGTAGAGGTATTATTGTAGGAACTTCAATGAAGACTGAAATAGGCAAGATAGCTTCTATGCTTAATGAAGCAGTTTCAGAAGAGACACCACTACAGAAAAAATTAGATGCTTTTGGTAAAATGCTAGGAATAGTATGTATTGGGGTTTGTGTAATCATATTTATTCTTGGTCTGCTTAGGAAACAACCTCCTATTGAGGTTTTGATGACTTCTGTGAGTTTAGCTGTCGCTGCTATTCCTGAAGGGTTGCTTGCAGTTGTAACAGTGGTGCTTGCTATGGGTATGCAAAGAATGATTAAAAGACATGCCATCATGAAGCGACTTGGTGCTGTAGAGACCCTTGGAAGTACTACGGTAATATGTACTGATAAAACGGGAACATTAACGCAGAATAAAATGACAGTTGTCAAGATATTCGATGGTGTTGATCATTGGGATGTTTCTGGTACAGGCTATACAACAGATGGGGATATAATCAGTGAAGGAAAAGATAAAAAACTCCTAGATAAAATGTTGATATCGGGTATTCTATGTAATGATTCAAGATTGAAAGATGAAGATATCATAGGAGACCCTACGGAAGGTGCTTTGATTGTTCTAGGAGCGAAAGCAGGATATGATAGGGATGAGCTTAATAATAAATATCCTAGAATTAAAGAGTATCCATTCGATTCAGATAGAAAATTAATGTCAACACTTCACAATATTGATGGTAATCATACAATGTTTACAAAAGGTGCTCCTGATGTAATATTATCTAGATGTACTAATATAATTATTGATGGTAAAAGAGAATCATTAACACAAAATAATATAGATGATATAAATGAAGTCAATAGAACTTTTGCAGAAAATGCCCTAAGAGTTCTAGGATTCGCTTATAAGGAAGTAACTGATGATGCTGACTTGGAACAAGAAGAAAATGAGTTAACTTTCGTAGGGCTTGCCGGTATGATCGATCCTCCGAGACAAGAAGCTAAGGATGCAGTAGGATTATGTAAGAATGCAGGTATTAGAGTAGTTATGATTACTGGTGACCATGTTGTCACTGGAAGTGCAATAGCAAAAGAAATAGGAATCATAGATAATGATAATCAAGCTATGGAAGGAAAATATATCAATGATTATTCTGAAAAAGAGTTAAGCGAGAAAGTAAAAACAACAAGTGTTTTCGCTAGAGTTTCTCCAGAACATAAAGTCAGAATTGTAGAGTCAATAAGGTCAAATGGAGATATCGCTGCAATGACTGGGGATGGGGTCAATGATGCACCAGCTCTCAAGAAAGCGGATATAGGTATTGCTATGGGTATTACTGGAACAGATGTTTCTAAAGAGGCAGCAGATATGATTCTTACAGATGATAATTTCGCCAGTATCGTAGATGCAGTTGAAGAAGGACGAATTATCTATAGCAATATAAGAAAGTTCGTAGGATTTTTATTATCTTGTAATATTGGAGAAATATTGATAATATTTATTTCTATGTTATTAGGTTGGCCGGTTCCTCTTGTGCCAATTCAACTTTTATGGATTAACCTGATTACAGATTCATTTCCAGCTTTTGCGTTAGGACTTGAAAAAGGCGAAGAAGGCATTATGAATGAGAAACCAAGAAATCCAAAAGAACCTATTGTAGACCATAGAATGAAAGTAGCATTGATATTTCAGAGCATAGGGCTTACTATCGCTGTACTGATTTCTTATCAATTAGGTTTTGTTATGGCTGGTGATGTAGATGATTCCACTAGACTTACTATCGCCAGAACTCTATGCTTCATAACATTAATCATTGGTGAGATGCTTAGGGCTTATTCAGCTAGATCAGAAACGATATCTATTTTTAGAATGAATTTCCTAGGAAATAAATATTTGAATTATTCAGTACTTCTTGCTATTCTTCTTTTAGTCGGAGTTGTATATATACCGGTTTTACAGCCAATATTTAGAACTTTCCCTATTGATTTAGCTCAGATTGGTGTAGCAGTAGGATTAGCAGTTATACCTGTTATTACTGGGGAGTTAGCTAAAACAGTTAAAAAATAG
- a CDS encoding Crp/Fnr family transcriptional regulator: MQIYKDIQLLNIYNKQYELDKIFGDDMSDNYEFHLFEKGELICSMEESVYYFYILLDGKTKVFTMSEDGRILLHEFYRSLSSYGDIEILNNTTYRSNVEALKQSLFIAFPVSYIKSKCMERKSFLKYLCFTLSEKFISSSQKSSYNILYPLKNRLAGFILEHITVQDQKIITFTSTFKEIAESLGTSYRHLNRSLNELQSNNLIKINGKQITIIDEDALRKLSRQN, encoded by the coding sequence TTGCAGATATATAAAGATATACAGCTACTAAATATATATAATAAACAGTATGAACTAGATAAAATCTTTGGTGATGACATGAGTGATAACTATGAATTTCACCTATTCGAAAAAGGTGAATTGATATGTAGTATGGAAGAATCTGTGTATTACTTTTACATCTTATTGGATGGAAAAACAAAAGTTTTCACAATGTCAGAAGATGGAAGAATTCTATTACATGAATTCTATAGATCCTTAAGTAGTTATGGTGATATCGAAATCTTAAATAATACCACTTACAGAAGTAATGTAGAAGCATTGAAACAGAGTTTATTTATAGCATTTCCTGTTAGTTATATAAAATCCAAATGTATGGAAAGGAAAAGTTTTCTGAAATACTTATGTTTTACGCTAAGTGAGAAATTCATAAGTAGCTCACAAAAAAGCTCCTATAATATTTTATATCCGTTAAAAAATCGTTTGGCAGGATTCATTTTAGAACATATAACCGTGCAAGATCAAAAAATAATAACTTTTACATCTACTTTTAAAGAAATAGCTGAATCCTTAGGAACAAGCTACAGACATCTTAATAGATCTCTGAATGAACTACAATCAAATAATTTAATTAAAATCAATGGTAAGCAAATAACTATTATCGATGAGGATGCTCTAAGGAAATTGAGTAGACAAAATTAG
- a CDS encoding DMT family transporter has protein sequence MFELVAVFNGVLIALMISFNGLLSQEIGNNESLIIIHLVGLIGTCIIFILSRSKLKSIKGLPIYIFTGGAIGIFNVTLNNLCFDRLGAALTISLGLMGQLIASMFIDHFGLLGVKRNKINIRKLTGIAIMSVGIIVMIIL, from the coding sequence ATGTTTGAATTAGTAGCTGTTTTCAATGGAGTTCTAATTGCTCTAATGATATCTTTTAATGGATTGTTATCACAGGAAATCGGTAATAACGAGTCTTTGATTATTATACATTTGGTAGGATTAATTGGTACCTGTATCATATTTATTCTAAGTCGCAGCAAGTTGAAGAGCATAAAAGGCTTACCAATTTATATTTTTACTGGAGGAGCAATCGGTATCTTTAATGTCACACTTAACAATTTGTGTTTTGATAGATTAGGAGCTGCACTAACAATTAGTTTAGGGCTTATGGGACAGTTGATCGCATCAATGTTTATTGATCATTTTGGACTATTGGGAGTAAAGCGAAATAAGATAAATATAAGAAAGTTGACCGGTATTGCTATAATGAGCGTCGGTATCATTGTTATGATTATTTTATAA
- a CDS encoding DMT family transporter, which yields MYILLALLAGALVIVSISLNGNLAAKVGLIQSSITNYLVGLICSIIFYFILNRFVFDFPVNELGEFPFYYMLGGAVGSVIICFNNLLINKISAVYVTVIVFLGQMTMGILIDYVKLNIFSKGKVIGGVLILTGLIVYVLGDKKTKELEQIK from the coding sequence ATGTACATTTTATTGGCTTTGTTAGCAGGTGCATTAGTTATTGTTTCTATTTCACTCAATGGCAATTTAGCAGCAAAAGTGGGGCTTATACAATCAAGTATAACTAATTATTTGGTAGGTCTTATATGTTCGATAATATTTTATTTCATTTTAAATAGATTTGTATTCGATTTTCCAGTTAATGAACTAGGAGAATTTCCGTTTTACTATATGCTAGGTGGAGCAGTAGGTTCAGTAATAATATGTTTCAACAATCTCCTAATCAATAAAATATCAGCAGTGTATGTTACTGTAATTGTTTTCTTAGGACAAATGACTATGGGTATTTTGATTGATTATGTTAAATTAAATATTTTTTCCAAAGGTAAAGTTATAGGAGGAGTATTAATATTAACTGGACTCATAGTATACGTTCTTGGTGACAAGAAAACCAAAGAGTTAGAACAGATTAAATAG
- a CDS encoding calcium/sodium antiporter, translating into MEEYSPYLLFLIGFIMIIKGSDWFIDATIWIAKVLRVPNIIIGATLVSICTTLPEAMVSGSSAINGNASIAFGNALGSIACNTGFILGLTILLSRPFIKEKKKLRKTGLFLVFLLVLLTTFAIVFGEISRITGFMFLGILVLYLYHNVKDAKMSSSEIKQDENIEITRPIIIKNVALFVVGIILTIWGANLLVTNGEKIARMLNVPDIIIGVTLTAFGTSLPELVTAITAIAKKAHDISIGNILGANILNIILVIGLSSSILPFKIEHSWLTYHIPFVFAIVLLLVIFSMANKERFKRWNGLLMIATYFAYIYFLVF; encoded by the coding sequence ATGGAAGAATATTCACCCTATCTGCTATTCTTGATTGGTTTTATTATGATTATTAAAGGTAGTGATTGGTTTATTGATGCCACCATATGGATAGCTAAAGTTTTAAGAGTACCCAATATAATAATAGGTGCGACACTGGTAAGTATCTGTACTACTCTCCCAGAAGCTATGGTTTCAGGTAGTTCTGCCATAAATGGAAATGCAAGTATAGCTTTTGGTAATGCTCTTGGCTCAATAGCTTGTAACACTGGTTTTATACTTGGTCTTACAATACTATTATCAAGACCATTTATAAAAGAAAAAAAGAAACTCAGAAAAACTGGTTTGTTTCTTGTATTTCTATTAGTGCTATTAACCACTTTTGCAATTGTTTTTGGTGAAATATCCAGAATAACCGGATTCATGTTTTTAGGTATTTTAGTTCTTTACTTATATCATAATGTAAAAGACGCTAAAATGAGTAGCAGTGAGATCAAACAAGATGAAAATATTGAAATCACTAGACCCATTATTATAAAAAACGTTGCATTGTTTGTAGTAGGAATAATATTAACAATTTGGGGAGCTAACCTTCTTGTTACTAATGGTGAGAAAATCGCTAGAATGTTAAATGTACCTGATATCATTATTGGTGTTACCCTAACAGCATTTGGAACTTCTTTACCTGAATTAGTTACTGCTATTACAGCAATTGCTAAGAAAGCCCATGATATATCCATAGGTAACATTTTAGGTGCCAATATCCTTAATATTATATTGGTTATAGGTCTATCATCTAGTATATTACCTTTTAAGATTGAACATAGCTGGTTAACTTACCACATTCCATTTGTTTTTGCAATAGTACTATTGCTAGTAATATTTTCAATGGCCAATAAAGAAAGATTCAAACGTTGGAACGGTCTGTTAATGATCGCTACCTACTTTGCTTATATATACTTCTTAGTATTTTAA
- a CDS encoding DegV family protein produces the protein MPKFEIMCDSACDLPDYLIEKYDINIIPYYISFDQEHYLRERIDITLDEFYDRLYTNFPKTSLPSVQDYINKFTPYAKEGKNLLCITLTSMFSGSYQSAVNAREIILESYPDFNITVLDSRLCTALQGLLVVEIGRMRKDDLSLEEVLDKAEKLIPTGRIMYTIGTLEYLQKSGRIGKVSAIAGNLLNLKPLIVVRDGELYPYGSIRGRKKALKKIISMTKEHFKKTGEDIADYNFCIARGDSTEEAEKIKEKVKDLGVKSNLPFFQVGSTIGTSCGPDPVGITFIKNYKYV, from the coding sequence ATGCCCAAATTTGAAATTATGTGTGATAGTGCATGTGATTTACCCGATTACTTAATCGAAAAATATGATATTAATATAATTCCATATTATATATCATTTGATCAAGAACACTATTTACGAGAAAGAATAGACATTACTCTAGATGAATTTTACGATAGATTATATACTAACTTTCCAAAAACATCATTACCTTCTGTACAAGATTATATTAATAAATTTACTCCATATGCAAAAGAGGGTAAAAATCTTTTATGTATAACCCTTACATCAATGTTTAGTGGATCATATCAATCTGCTGTAAATGCTCGTGAGATTATACTTGAGAGTTATCCTGATTTTAATATAACTGTTCTTGATTCTAGACTATGTACAGCTTTGCAAGGATTACTTGTAGTTGAAATAGGAAGAATGAGAAAAGACGACTTGTCTCTAGAAGAAGTACTTGATAAAGCAGAGAAATTAATACCTACAGGTAGAATAATGTATACCATAGGTACTCTTGAATACTTACAGAAAAGTGGAAGAATCGGCAAAGTAAGTGCTATAGCCGGTAACTTACTTAACTTAAAACCCCTTATAGTCGTTAGAGATGGTGAATTATATCCATACGGTTCTATAAGAGGAAGAAAGAAAGCATTGAAAAAAATTATTAGTATGACAAAAGAACATTTCAAGAAAACTGGTGAAGATATAGCTGACTATAATTTCTGTATAGCAAGAGGTGACTCTACAGAAGAAGCAGAAAAGATTAAAGAAAAAGTGAAAGACTTAGGCGTTAAGAGTAATTTACCATTTTTTCAAGTCGGCTCAACTATAGGAACTAGTTGTGGTCCTGACCCAGTTGGAATTACATTTATAAAAAATTATAAATATGTATGA